The genomic segment CGCTCCGCGGCACATGACCGCGTTGAACAGCCAGGCGCCGACCGGTCCGCCGATCAGCGAGCCGATCGCCATCGGCAGGTTGGCGTAGCCGAGGAAGAGCCCTTCCTGCCCCTTGGGGGCCAGCGAGCCGATGTACTCGTAGAGGCGGCTGGCGGCGAAGAGCTCGCCAAAGGCGATCATGGCCACGGTCAGCACGATGAACAGGCTGCCCAGGGGGATCAGATCGAGCGCTTTCACGGTCACCCCGCCGGGAGCCAGCAGCGGGTAGATGTTGATGATCATCGACAAGCCGATGATCACCGTGCCGATGACGATCGACTTGATCGGCGGCAGCTTGCCGAACATGCGGGTGATCAGCAATTGGCAGCAGACGATGACGATCGGGTTGGCCATGGTGTACATGTCCATCGCCGGCGTGAGCTCGACCGTTTTCTTGACGTAGAGCGGCAGGACGTTGTAGACCTGGTTGTAGATGAAGTAGAAGCCGCTGGATACCAGCAGGAACATGACGAAGCGCCCCGAGCGCAGCACGCGCACCATGCCGAGCAGGATATCGGGGATGGAGCGCCTGGGTTTGTCCGGCTGGGACGATGACTTGGGGTTGCGGTAGAAAAAGAAGACCACCAGGAAGGCGATGAACGACGCCCCCATGGCCACGGCGAAGATCGCCTGCAGCTTCTTCAGTTCGCTGCGGACGAAGAACGCCGTGATGCGGCCGACGATGCTGCCGATGTTGACCACCATGTAGAAGATGGCGAACGCCAGGGTGGCCCGGCCCATGTGAAAGCGCTGCACCGAACCGGCGATGCACGGCTTGACGAATGATCCGCCGATGCCGATCAGCACGATGGCCAGCATCACCGGGACCAGGGTGGCCGAGCCGGCGCTGACCTTCGAGCTCACCTCGGGGGCGAGTGTCTGGCCGTTGAACCACACCGGGAAGCCCATCAGGAAATAGCCGGCGACCAGCAACATGGTGGCCAGCAGCAGCGCCCTGCGGAAGCCGATCTGGTCGGCCACGGTGCCCGAGAGGGCCGGCAAAAAGTAGACCAAAAACCAGAGGACGCTGTTGAGGGTGCTGGGCCAGTAGTCGCCGAGCCCGAGCTGGCCGAGGTAGATGACCACGAAGCTGGCCATCGAGTAATAGGCGGCGCGCTCGAACAGCTCGATGACATTGGCCGTCCAGAAGATCTTGGGGAAAGGGGCAACATTACGCTCGGGCGAATTCATGAAGGCCTCCGGGTTATTTTTTTATGGCGATGCCCAGCTCGTCCAGCTGGCGCTGGGAGACGGCCGACGGCGAACCGGTCAGCAGGCAGAGCGAGGAGGTGGTCTTGGGGAAGGCGATGATCTCGCGGATAGAATCCTCGCCGGTCAGCAGCATCAGCA from the Candidatus Aminicenantes bacterium genome contains:
- a CDS encoding MFS transporter, producing MNSPERNVAPFPKIFWTANVIELFERAAYYSMASFVVIYLGQLGLGDYWPSTLNSVLWFLVYFLPALSGTVADQIGFRRALLLATMLLVAGYFLMGFPVWFNGQTLAPEVSSKVSAGSATLVPVMLAIVLIGIGGSFVKPCIAGSVQRFHMGRATLAFAIFYMVVNIGSIVGRITAFFVRSELKKLQAIFAVAMGASFIAFLVVFFFYRNPKSSSQPDKPRRSIPDILLGMVRVLRSGRFVMFLLVSSGFYFIYNQVYNVLPLYVKKTVELTPAMDMYTMANPIVIVCCQLLITRMFGKLPPIKSIVIGTVIIGLSMIINIYPLLAPGGVTVKALDLIPLGSLFIVLTVAMIAFGELFAASRLYEYIGSLAPKGQEGLFLGYANLPMAIGSLIGGPVGAWLFNAVMCRGAQKIVLPEGKWLLKLDPKAAATGWIILSAFGLLSAASMFAYNAWLKRHPA